A genomic window from Halorubrum trapanicum includes:
- a CDS encoding helix-turn-helix domain-containing protein — MSEATPWRDADNLRSLYIEEDLTTREVGEKLGCSRKTVENWLKKHDIEKSKPWEDEERLRSLRQQGLSEADIADELECSQATVHNWLNEFGIDTSRTGTEQPWHDEETLRELYVESGMTMDEVASQLGCGRQAIEEWIHRHDIETRSYNPETPAALQNESKLRSMYLSDGMSTYAIAEQLDCAPSTVHNWLHDHGIETRTVGSQPGELHHRWKGGVNEYYGDNWAKQRRKALRRDDYECQRCGITQSEHRNQADIGLDVHHKTPIRTFRSPEDANTLDNLVTLCRSCHNAIEPPNENQDD, encoded by the coding sequence ATGAGCGAAGCAACCCCGTGGAGGGACGCGGACAACCTCCGGTCGCTGTATATTGAGGAGGATCTCACGACGAGGGAGGTGGGCGAAAAGCTTGGATGTAGCCGCAAGACCGTCGAGAACTGGTTAAAAAAGCACGATATCGAGAAGTCCAAACCTTGGGAAGACGAGGAGCGGCTTCGCTCTCTCCGGCAACAGGGACTGAGCGAAGCCGACATCGCGGACGAGTTAGAGTGCAGTCAGGCAACCGTTCACAACTGGCTAAACGAGTTCGGGATCGACACGAGTCGGACAGGAACGGAACAGCCGTGGCACGACGAGGAGACGCTGCGCGAACTGTACGTCGAGTCGGGGATGACCATGGACGAGGTCGCCTCGCAACTCGGTTGCGGTCGGCAGGCGATAGAGGAATGGATACATCGGCACGATATCGAAACGCGGTCGTACAATCCGGAAACGCCGGCAGCACTTCAGAACGAATCGAAGCTCAGGTCGATGTACCTCTCGGACGGAATGAGTACGTACGCGATAGCGGAACAGCTCGACTGTGCCCCGTCCACAGTTCATAACTGGCTACATGACCACGGAATTGAGACGAGGACGGTCGGTTCACAGCCCGGAGAACTACACCATCGCTGGAAGGGAGGTGTAAACGAGTACTACGGCGACAACTGGGCGAAACAGCGGCGGAAGGCCCTTCGACGAGACGACTACGAATGTCAGAGGTGTGGCATCACGCAGTCCGAACACCGGAACCAAGCTGACATCGGATTAGATGTCCATCATAAAACACCGATCCGTACGTTTCGGTCTCCCGAAGATGCGAACACGTTGGATAACCTCGTAACCCTCTGTCGTTCGTGTCACAACGCCATTGAGCCGCCAAACGAGAACCAAGATGACTGA
- a CDS encoding ATP-binding protein encodes MTDAQQQIPVGVDQEQDTELSLPVVELLTGRGFITGKSGSGKSNTASVVAEKLLDSALGILIVDVDGEYYGLKEEYEILHAGADEECDIVVSPEHAEKLANLALEQNVPIILDVSGYLEEETANELLLEVVKQLFAKEKRMKKPFLLVIEECHEYIPEGGGMDETGKMLIKVGKRGRKHGLGIVGISQRPADVKKDFITQCDWLCWHRLTWDNDTKVVGRILGSKYASAVEDLGDGEAFLMTDWDESIRRIQFHRKETFDAGATPGLDDFERPELKSVSSDLVGELESISDEKERRESEIADLKQELEKKDRRIADLERELEEARDLSDMADQFAQALLGKAEAPYRGGGPSRAGPERLDDGHPDGDDGDQSVLKSYDEAVAATEKRAADADESEAETATEAAASAADGGAEIDPADAADADADAADTASADPADADASNTDPATEAEAGPPDEVDPVTRDDVAESALRFDDAIELGTREAVIEELRSRIEALPELSRGMLRHYRREGASDPVAAHIDAGGDGDSGHAYSRHRPIRRAGLIRHAGRGSYAYAVPDLVREAYADRLDEEQVDEIVRAVETVFVPPAELNYPADADPADVEGGTVADGRDATTADAETADADETETADETETADETETADETPDANETETPTDPGLSDAARRFAERSER; translated from the coding sequence ATGACTGACGCTCAACAACAGATCCCGGTCGGCGTCGATCAGGAACAGGACACAGAACTTTCACTCCCGGTAGTGGAGTTGCTCACCGGACGGGGGTTTATAACAGGTAAATCCGGTTCGGGCAAGAGCAACACCGCTTCGGTCGTCGCCGAGAAACTCCTCGATTCGGCGCTTGGTATTCTCATCGTTGACGTAGACGGTGAATATTACGGTTTAAAAGAAGAATACGAAATTCTCCACGCCGGCGCCGACGAGGAGTGCGACATCGTCGTCTCCCCCGAACACGCCGAGAAGCTCGCGAACCTCGCCTTGGAGCAGAACGTCCCGATCATCTTGGACGTCTCCGGCTACCTCGAAGAGGAGACGGCGAACGAGCTCCTCCTCGAAGTCGTCAAGCAGCTGTTCGCGAAGGAGAAGCGGATGAAGAAGCCCTTCCTGCTCGTCATCGAGGAGTGCCACGAGTACATCCCCGAGGGCGGCGGGATGGACGAGACGGGCAAGATGCTGATCAAGGTGGGCAAGCGCGGCCGGAAACACGGGCTCGGCATCGTCGGGATCAGCCAGCGCCCCGCGGACGTCAAGAAGGACTTCATCACCCAGTGCGACTGGCTCTGCTGGCACCGGCTCACGTGGGACAACGACACGAAGGTCGTCGGGCGCATCCTCGGCTCGAAGTACGCGAGCGCGGTCGAGGACCTGGGCGACGGCGAGGCCTTTTTGATGACCGACTGGGACGAGTCGATCCGCCGGATCCAGTTCCACCGCAAGGAGACGTTCGACGCGGGCGCGACCCCCGGGCTCGACGACTTCGAGCGCCCGGAGCTGAAGTCGGTCTCCAGCGACCTCGTCGGCGAGCTCGAGTCCATCTCCGACGAGAAGGAGCGCCGCGAGTCCGAGATCGCCGACCTCAAACAGGAGTTAGAGAAGAAGGACCGGCGGATCGCCGACCTCGAACGCGAGCTGGAGGAGGCCCGCGACCTGAGCGACATGGCCGACCAGTTCGCGCAGGCGCTGCTGGGCAAGGCCGAGGCGCCGTACCGGGGCGGCGGCCCCTCCCGGGCGGGTCCCGAGCGACTCGACGACGGGCACCCCGACGGCGACGACGGCGACCAGTCCGTACTCAAGTCGTACGACGAGGCGGTCGCCGCGACCGAGAAGCGCGCGGCGGACGCGGACGAATCGGAGGCCGAGACCGCGACCGAAGCGGCCGCTTCCGCCGCCGACGGCGGCGCCGAGATCGACCCCGCCGACGCCGCGGACGCAGACGCCGACGCCGCGGACACCGCATCCGCCGATCCCGCGGACGCGGACGCCTCGAACACCGATCCCGCGACCGAGGCGGAGGCGGGCCCCCCCGACGAGGTCGACCCGGTCACCCGGGACGACGTCGCCGAGAGCGCGCTCCGGTTCGACGACGCGATCGAGCTCGGAACTCGGGAGGCGGTCATCGAGGAGCTCCGCTCGCGCATCGAGGCGCTCCCGGAGCTCTCGCGCGGGATGCTCCGCCACTACCGCCGCGAGGGGGCCAGCGACCCCGTCGCGGCCCACATCGACGCCGGCGGCGACGGCGACTCCGGGCACGCGTACAGCCGCCACCGACCGATCCGGCGCGCGGGGCTCATCCGCCACGCCGGCCGCGGCAGCTACGCCTACGCGGTCCCCGACCTCGTCCGCGAGGCGTACGCCGATCGCCTCGACGAGGAACAGGTCGACGAGATCGTCCGCGCCGTCGAGACCGTCTTCGTCCCGCCCGCCGAGCTGAACTACCCGGCGGACGCCGACCCGGCCGACGTGGAGGGCGGGACGGTCGCCGACGGTCGCGACGCGACCACGGCGGACGCCGAGACCGCCGACGCCGACGAGACCGAGACTGCCGACGAAACCGAGACTGCCGACGAAACCGAGACTGCCGACGAGACCCCCGACGCCAACGAGACGGAGACCCCGACCGATCCCGGCCTGAGCGACGCCGCTCGGCGGTTCGCCGAGCGCTCGGAGCGCTGA
- a CDS encoding acetamidase/formamidase family protein has protein sequence MSREVVSHRDGHVYEFGPEMDPVYEAADGETLTIETVDSLNGEIQADDDLLDAIPEEVNAATGPIAVAGASPGDVLAVEIEAVRVAEDRGRVLTAPGFGLLQDDPEIDHPATRITEVDGGGEEIDFEGIDVPIELVIGTIGVATDGETVSTLTPDDHGGNLDTTDVTGGTTVYFPVFREGAMLALGDAKAAMADGEMCGTGAEIAVEVDATLSVIEDPAVSPNRPLLDTGDAVKTVASAETLEEAVELANGDMLDLLAHDHGFSRTDAYLFSSLVGGLEISQVVDPQVTARNAVPSEHLSLPF, from the coding sequence ATGTCACGAGAAGTCGTCTCACATCGCGACGGCCACGTCTACGAGTTCGGCCCGGAGATGGACCCGGTCTACGAGGCCGCCGACGGCGAGACGCTGACGATCGAGACGGTGGACAGCCTGAACGGCGAGATTCAGGCGGACGACGACCTGCTCGACGCGATTCCGGAGGAGGTCAACGCCGCGACGGGACCGATCGCCGTGGCGGGCGCGAGCCCCGGCGACGTCCTCGCGGTCGAGATCGAGGCCGTGCGCGTCGCCGAGGACCGCGGCCGCGTGCTCACCGCGCCCGGGTTCGGGCTCCTCCAGGACGATCCCGAGATCGACCACCCCGCGACGCGGATCACGGAGGTCGACGGCGGCGGTGAGGAAATCGACTTCGAGGGGATCGACGTGCCCATCGAGCTCGTGATCGGGACGATCGGGGTCGCCACGGACGGCGAGACGGTGTCGACGCTCACGCCCGACGACCACGGCGGCAACCTCGACACGACCGACGTGACCGGCGGGACGACCGTCTACTTCCCGGTCTTCCGGGAGGGCGCGATGCTGGCGCTGGGCGACGCGAAGGCCGCGATGGCCGACGGCGAGATGTGCGGGACCGGCGCCGAGATCGCGGTCGAGGTCGACGCGACGCTCTCGGTGATCGAGGATCCCGCCGTCTCGCCGAACCGACCCCTCCTCGACACCGGCGACGCGGTGAAGACGGTCGCGAGCGCCGAGACGCTGGAGGAGGCGGTCGAACTGGCAAACGGCGACATGCTGGATCTCTTGGCGCACGACCACGGCTTCTCGCGCACCGACGCGTACCTCTTTTCGAGCCTCGTCGGCGGCTTAGAGATCAGCCAGGTGGTCGACCCGCAGGTGACGGCGCGGAACGCGGTGCCGAGCGAGCACCTCTCGCTCCCGTTCTGA
- a CDS encoding helix-turn-helix domain-containing protein: MPDSMSEQLQRDMECEGLLECFHGLKQLDKDCYQALVSSDEALTIDEVAERVDRERSTAYRAVQRLLKAGFIQKEQINYEQGGYYHVYRPTDPSQIADDMQRMLNDWYAKMGQLIGEFEEKYDRPERAAATAEN; this comes from the coding sequence ATGCCCGATTCGATGTCCGAACAGCTCCAACGGGACATGGAGTGCGAGGGGTTACTCGAGTGTTTCCACGGCCTGAAGCAGTTGGACAAGGACTGCTACCAGGCGCTCGTGTCGTCCGACGAGGCGCTCACGATCGACGAGGTCGCGGAGCGCGTCGACCGGGAGCGCTCCACCGCCTACCGCGCGGTTCAGCGGCTCCTCAAGGCCGGCTTCATCCAGAAGGAGCAGATAAACTACGAGCAGGGCGGGTACTACCACGTGTACAGGCCGACGGACCCGTCGCAGATCGCCGACGACATGCAGCGGATGCTCAACGACTGGTACGCGAAGATGGGCCAGCTCATCGGCGAGTTCGAAGAGAAGTACGACCGCCCGGAGCGCGCCGCGGCGACCGCCGAGAACTGA